The following are encoded in a window of Carya illinoinensis cultivar Pawnee chromosome 15, C.illinoinensisPawnee_v1, whole genome shotgun sequence genomic DNA:
- the LOC122295545 gene encoding protein SUPPRESSOR OF npr1-1, CONSTITUTIVE 1-like yields MELLPLQPPESNNLSRTYNFSSRLRTLNLSSSGIVSLPPCIEGFVELLELDLRDCQQLEEILCLPPNIEEVDIRGCSSLKNFLPESNNLSRTYNFSSRLRTLNLSGSGIVSLPPCIEGFVGLLELDLRDCKQLEEILCLSPNIEEVDIRGCSSLKNFLPESNNLSRTYNFSSRLRTLNLSGSGFVSLPPCIEGFVGLLELDLRECKQLEEILCLPPNIEEVDIRGCSNLKNFLPESNNLSRTYNFSSRLRTLNLSGSGIVSLPPCIEGFVGLLELDLRDCKQLEEILRLPPNIKEIDVRGCSSLKNFLPESNNLSRTYNFSSNLRILNLYGSGIVSLPPCIEGFVGLFELNLGFCKQLEEILHLPPNIKEVDATGCVLLERFPHVSTESSFGTPDLKRLRRINLSKCNKVEVNVGNHAPDRLLVQERFQEKDSSTIIYSGSRIPEWFKYCKETTSYSDSIGIEIDHNASMCCGRQIMALVLCLVLGPLLAQDFYSFTVSRNGRQIGNEVIWSGDSMDPHDRVWLQYIVVNSIDHEILPRSYTGGNNNMRFAFESDTRKAILKSGGVHLIYGFIDIIQILKRYREHDLEPDWNPQQKRQSSTTRIMEFEDANDD; encoded by the exons ATGGAATTGCTCCCATTGCAACCTCcagaatcaaataatttatctcGGACATATAATTTCTCATCTAGGTTGAGGACTTTAAATCTATCTAGTAGTGGTATTGTTAGCCTTCCTCCATGCATCGAAGGATTTGTTGAATTGTTAGAACTTGATTTGAGAGACTGCCAGcaacttgaagaaattctatgccttccaccaaatatagaaGAGGTAGATATCAGAGGATGTTCCAGCCTAAAGAATTTTTTACcagaatcaaataatttatctcGGACATATAATTTCTCATCTAGGTTGAGGACTTTAAATCTATCTGGTAGTGGTATTGTTAGCCTTCCTCCATGCATCGAAGGATTTGTTGGATTGTTAGAACTTGATTTGAGAGACTGCAAGcaacttgaagaaattctaTGCCTTTCACCAAATATAGAAGAGGTAGATATCAGAGGATGTTCCAGCCTAAAGAATTTTTTACcagaatcaaataatttatctcGGACATATAATTTCTCATCTAGGTTGAGGACTTTAAATCTATCTGGTAGTGGTTTTGTTAGCCTTCCTCCATGCATCGAAGGATTTGTTGGATTGTTAGAACTTGATTTGAGAGAATGCAAGcaacttgaagaaattctatgccttccaccaaatatagaaGAGGTAGATATCAGAGGATGTTCCAACCTAAAGAATTTTTTACcagaatcaaataatttatctcGGACATATAATTTCTCATCTAGGTTGAGGACTTTAAATCTATCTGGTAGTGGTATTGTTAGCCTTCCTCCATGCATCGAAGGATTTGTTGGATTGTTAGAACTTGATTTGAGAGACTGCAAGcaacttgaagaaattctacgccttccaccaaatataaAAGAGATAGATGTGAGAGGATGTTCCAGCCTAAAGAATTTCTTACcagaatcaaataatttatctcGGACATATAATTTCTCATCCAATTTGAGGATTTTAAATCTATATGGTAGTGGTATTGTTAGCCTTCCTCCATGCATCGAAGGATTTGTTGGATTGTTTGAACTTAATTTGGGATTCTGCAAGcaacttgaagaaattctacaccttccaccaaatataaAAGAGGTAGATGCTACAGGATGTGTGTTATTGGAACGCTTTCCTCATGTATCGACAGAATCTTCATTTGGTACCCCCGACTTAAAACGGCTTAGAAGGATTAACTTATCGAAATGCAATAAAGTGGAAGTGAATGTAGGGAATCATGCGCCAGATCGATTATTGGTACAG GAACGCTTTCAGGAGAAAGATTCAAGTACGATTATATATTCGGGAAGTAGGATTCCAGAGTGGTTCAAGTATTGCAAGGAGACTACTTCATATAGTGATTCTATTGGAATAGAAATTGATCATAATGCGTCCATGTGTTGTGGGCGTCAGATCATGGCATTAGTTTTGTGTCTTGTTTTGGGACCTCTTCTAGCACAGGATTTTTATAGTTTTACTGTCTCAAGAAATGGCCGGCAGATTGGAAATGAAGTTATTTGGTCTGGGGATTCAATGGACCCACATGATCGTGTATGGCTACAATACATAGTTGTAAATTCTATTGATCATGAGATTCTGCCAAGAAGTTATACGGGGGGGAACAATAACATGAGGTTTGCATTTGAAAGTGATACAAGGAAAGCAATCTTAAAAAGTGGCGGAGTCCATCTAATATACGGTTTCAttgatattattcaaattttaaagagaTACCGAGAGCATGACTTGGAACCCGATTGGAACCCACAACAGAAGCGGCAATCTTCAACCACGAGAATTATGGAATTCGAGGATGCTAATGATGATTGA